One genomic segment of Acinetobacter sp. C26M includes these proteins:
- the pepN gene encoding aminopeptidase N has protein sequence MNIAAQPPVQADQTIYLKDYQKPAFLVESINLDIQVYDDHTIVDSTLVMKRQTTSALVLLGRDLELKSIQLNGQILSAAQYDLNDEQLLITDAPDQVILQIQVVIHPESNTQLEGLYKAGDLFVTQNEPEGFRKITFYPDRPDVLAEFTTRVEADKKYPVLLANGNLLETGEAGEGRHFAIWQDPTKKPSYLFACVIGDLAVLKDRYTTSEGRDVALEIYAIEKDIPKCHIAMEALKHSMRWDEEHYGRPYDLDNYMIVAVSQFNMGAMENKGLNIFNTSCVLADEEYTTDAAIMRVQSVIAHEYFHNWTGNRITCRDWFQLCLKEGLTVFRDQSFSEDLQSAAVQRIDDVAVLKSHQFPEDAGPLSHPPRPDHFVEINNFYTATVYEKGAEINRMMATLLGKEKYRQGTDEYFLRHDGQAVTVEDWVAALSAGSGVDLSNFLTWYNQPGTPKLEATGEYDAAAQTYRLSFKQSLKAHPKYPNLKAVPIPVALALFNANTGEQYTLHSTDLFVNEVKDGVYLFDQDEATIEFTGVTEQPVASLLRNFSAPVNLVFDYSNDDLAFLIQHETNGFNQWQATQTLLERILLEDHKVDTYIQAIKNTLPDLVNKDPLLASRLFDVPSENYLGSRIDQDYEPELIREKREAVLDRLARDLGSFWKETYLALDPDQQKEFSLAMGVRSLKNITLNMLARQGDESVFDLAYSQYQQTGNMSERLGALRVLVWNDAPQAQAALADFYNRFKDEALSLDQWFSIQASNPCATAETIQYLTKHADYDLGTPNRIRAVSGGLAANPVNTWSFGVDHFIELAAYLDEKNPILGSRLLQVLSRWYTLAEPQRSQVQQALKALQPKVKSKNVAETLNSLLSI, from the coding sequence ATGAATATTGCGGCTCAGCCCCCTGTACAAGCAGATCAAACGATTTATTTAAAAGACTACCAAAAGCCAGCATTCTTGGTTGAATCAATTAACTTAGATATTCAAGTCTATGATGATCATACGATTGTTGACTCAACCTTAGTGATGAAACGTCAAACGACTAGTGCTTTGGTACTTTTGGGGCGCGATCTTGAATTAAAGTCGATTCAACTGAATGGGCAAATCCTGAGTGCAGCGCAATATGATTTAAACGATGAGCAATTGCTGATCACAGATGCACCAGATCAGGTCATTTTGCAAATTCAAGTGGTGATTCACCCTGAGTCAAATACGCAGCTTGAAGGTTTATACAAGGCGGGTGATTTATTCGTAACTCAGAATGAGCCCGAAGGTTTCCGTAAAATTACCTTCTATCCTGACCGTCCTGATGTATTGGCTGAATTTACCACGCGTGTCGAAGCCGATAAAAAATATCCTGTTCTACTTGCTAATGGTAATTTATTGGAAACAGGCGAGGCTGGTGAAGGTCGTCATTTTGCGATCTGGCAAGATCCGACCAAAAAACCAAGCTATTTATTTGCCTGTGTGATTGGTGATTTGGCGGTACTTAAGGATCGTTATACTACTTCTGAAGGTCGTGATGTTGCTTTAGAAATTTATGCAATCGAGAAAGATATTCCGAAATGTCACATCGCAATGGAGGCGTTAAAGCATTCAATGCGTTGGGACGAAGAACACTATGGTCGTCCTTACGATCTCGATAACTACATGATTGTCGCGGTCAGTCAGTTCAACATGGGGGCAATGGAAAATAAAGGTTTAAATATCTTTAATACGTCTTGTGTGCTTGCCGATGAGGAATACACCACTGATGCTGCGATCATGCGAGTACAGTCAGTCATTGCTCATGAATATTTCCATAACTGGACAGGCAACCGAATTACCTGTCGTGACTGGTTCCAATTGTGTCTAAAAGAGGGCTTAACGGTTTTCCGTGATCAATCTTTCTCTGAAGATTTACAATCAGCAGCTGTACAACGAATTGATGATGTAGCGGTATTGAAATCGCATCAATTCCCTGAAGATGCTGGTCCATTGTCTCATCCGCCACGTCCAGACCATTTTGTCGAAATCAACAACTTCTATACCGCGACAGTGTATGAGAAGGGTGCTGAAATCAATCGCATGATGGCAACGTTATTAGGTAAAGAAAAATACCGTCAAGGGACTGATGAATATTTCCTACGCCATGATGGGCAAGCGGTCACAGTTGAAGATTGGGTTGCGGCATTGAGCGCAGGTTCAGGTGTTGATCTCTCTAACTTCCTCACTTGGTATAACCAACCTGGTACACCAAAGTTAGAAGCTACGGGTGAATATGATGCTGCTGCACAGACTTATCGTTTAAGCTTCAAACAAAGCTTGAAAGCACATCCAAAATATCCAAACCTCAAAGCCGTACCAATTCCTGTGGCTCTCGCATTATTTAATGCCAATACCGGTGAACAATATACCTTGCACAGTACTGATCTGTTTGTGAATGAGGTCAAAGATGGTGTGTATTTATTTGATCAAGATGAAGCAACAATTGAATTTACAGGGGTGACAGAGCAACCTGTGGCTTCGTTATTGCGTAATTTTTCTGCCCCTGTGAATTTAGTTTTTGATTATTCCAATGATGATCTTGCCTTCTTGATTCAGCACGAAACCAATGGCTTTAACCAATGGCAAGCGACACAAACTTTATTGGAACGTATTCTTTTAGAAGACCATAAGGTGGACACCTATATTCAGGCAATTAAAAATACCTTGCCAGACTTAGTGAATAAAGATCCGTTATTGGCATCGCGTTTATTTGATGTACCAAGCGAAAACTATTTAGGTAGCCGTATTGATCAAGATTATGAACCTGAACTGATTCGTGAAAAGCGTGAAGCGGTGCTGGATCGTTTAGCGCGTGACCTAGGTTCATTCTGGAAAGAGACCTATTTAGCCTTAGATCCTGACCAGCAAAAAGAGTTTTCTTTGGCAATGGGCGTGCGTTCATTGAAAAATATCACCTTGAATATGTTGGCACGTCAAGGTGATGAGTCTGTCTTTGATCTGGCTTATAGCCAATATCAACAAACAGGTAATATGTCTGAACGTTTAGGGGCCTTACGTGTTTTGGTCTGGAATGATGCACCACAAGCCCAAGCAGCATTGGCTGATTTCTATAACCGCTTTAAAGATGAAGCCTTGTCTTTAGATCAATGGTTTAGCATCCAAGCTTCGAATCCATGTGCGACAGCGGAAACCATTCAGTATCTTACCAAACATGCGGATTATGATTTGGGTACACCAAACCGTATCCGTGCTGTGAGTGGTGGTCTGGCTGCAAATCCAGTCAATACGTGGAGCTTTGGTGTTGATCATTTTATTGAGCTTGCAGCTTATCTGGATGAGAAAAACCCAATTTTAGGTTCGCGTTTATTACAAGTGCTATCACGTTGGTACACCTTAGCTGAACCACAGCGTAGTCAGGTTCAACAAGCACTTAAGGCATTGCAACCTAAAGTAAAATCTAAAAATGTAGCTGAAACATTGAACAGTTTACTCAGTATTTAA
- a CDS encoding benzoate/H(+) symporter BenE family transporter produces MQRLIQDFSIPAVFAGFITFLIGISVSAILVIQGAQSLGANTAQISSWFWALGLAIGLSGLILSWKYKYPVATAWSTPGIALIIASTGHYDLYEAIGAFLICGIAIAIVGFSGIFQKLLAHIPQSLTCAMLAGILLKFGIQIFSSLESHLGFILSMLVIYLVSKRLFPRYSIVLTVILGAAICPLFIDFKLQAITWSLTRPIWMQPSFSWSAILGLALPLFVINMTSQNLPGIAMIKSYGYHPHVNQLVGWTGVAHAVFAPFGCFSINLAAISAAVSLDDQVHPDPSKRYIAGISCGLFYILMGLFAATLVSLLMSFPQIFIVALAGIALFATISHNIAVAFSNVEEREAALLTFLCSASGVQFWGIGSAFWGLLLGIFVLILFRFKAKNKP; encoded by the coding sequence ATGCAACGTCTCATCCAAGATTTCTCGATTCCTGCCGTTTTTGCTGGCTTTATTACTTTCTTAATCGGAATTAGTGTTTCCGCCATCCTTGTCATCCAAGGTGCACAGTCTTTAGGTGCCAATACCGCGCAAATCAGTTCTTGGTTTTGGGCATTGGGACTTGCGATTGGTCTCTCGGGCTTGATTCTATCTTGGAAATATAAATATCCCGTTGCTACCGCATGGTCGACTCCGGGGATTGCACTGATCATTGCCTCGACAGGCCATTATGATTTGTATGAAGCGATTGGTGCCTTCCTTATTTGTGGTATTGCTATTGCCATTGTTGGCTTTTCAGGTATTTTCCAGAAGTTATTGGCACATATTCCACAAAGTTTAACCTGTGCCATGCTGGCAGGCATTTTATTAAAATTTGGTATTCAGATTTTTAGCAGCTTAGAAAGCCATCTTGGTTTTATCTTGAGTATGCTGGTGATCTATTTGGTTTCAAAACGCTTATTTCCACGATACAGCATTGTGCTGACCGTGATTTTAGGTGCAGCGATCTGCCCTTTGTTTATTGACTTTAAACTACAGGCAATTACATGGTCACTGACTCGACCGATCTGGATGCAACCCTCTTTTTCTTGGTCTGCTATTTTAGGTCTAGCTTTGCCACTGTTTGTCATCAATATGACTTCGCAGAACTTACCAGGGATTGCCATGATTAAAAGCTATGGCTATCACCCACATGTCAATCAATTGGTCGGCTGGACAGGTGTTGCTCATGCTGTTTTTGCGCCTTTCGGCTGTTTCTCAATAAACTTGGCTGCGATTAGTGCGGCAGTCAGCTTAGATGATCAAGTTCATCCTGACCCAAGCAAACGTTATATTGCAGGTATTAGCTGTGGTCTGTTCTATATTCTCATGGGACTTTTCGCAGCAACACTTGTCAGCTTGCTGATGTCATTCCCACAAATCTTTATTGTGGCACTTGCTGGAATCGCTTTATTTGCAACAATTAGCCATAACATTGCAGTTGCTTTTTCTAATGTTGAAGAACGTGAAGCTGCGCTACTCACCTTTTTATGTAGTGCTTCTGGTGTTCAATTTTGGGGAATTGGTTCAGCATTTTGGGGCCTGCTATTGGGTATCTTCGTGCTGATCTTATTTAGATTTAAAGCAAAAAATAAGCCTTAG
- a CDS encoding DUF2147 domain-containing protein, with the protein MNNRIWIQSVIGIMMCLSSIFTYADPIEGYWRSIDDRTGEQLTIIEIRKAPDNTYRGKIVYIYPNAQGTVVTHCVNCPPPYTGKPRLGLEVLTGLVEDPKKPDSFINGRIVESKTGKVYKGKARLTADGKRLHMRGYVGISALGRTVVWIRKDSANP; encoded by the coding sequence ATGAATAATCGGATTTGGATACAATCTGTTATTGGCATAATGATGTGTTTGAGCAGTATTTTCACATACGCAGATCCAATCGAAGGGTATTGGCGTAGTATTGATGATCGAACTGGAGAACAACTGACCATCATTGAAATAAGAAAAGCCCCTGACAATACCTATCGTGGCAAAATTGTTTATATTTATCCTAATGCGCAAGGTACCGTGGTGACACATTGTGTGAATTGCCCGCCGCCCTATACTGGAAAGCCACGACTGGGCTTAGAAGTGTTAACAGGGCTGGTTGAAGACCCTAAAAAGCCCGATAGCTTTATCAATGGCCGAATAGTCGAAAGCAAAACTGGCAAAGTGTATAAAGGTAAAGCACGTTTGACGGCCGATGGTAAACGTTTGCATATGCGTGGTTATGTGGGAATTTCTGCTTTAGGTCGGACTGTGGTGTGGATTCGCAAGGACAGTGCCAATCCTTAA
- a CDS encoding monovalent cation:proton antiporter-2 (CPA2) family protein yields the protein MSSEAHSISLIAPVVLLAAAVIAVPIFKRIGLGSVLGYLIAGLIIGPFGLAFFHDSASILHIAELGIVMYLFVIGLEMQPSHLWSLRREIFGLGTLQIIACALALTGVGLLFGFTWQVAFIGAAGFVLTSTAIVMQLLGDRGDIAQPQGQKIVSILLFEDLLIVPLLAIVAFMAPNHVVETTSTRLESIGLGLIAIAGLIAAGYWLLNPLFRLLAAAKAREVMTAAALLVVLGAALLMQVSGLSMAMGAFLAGVLLSESTFRHQIEADIEPFRGLLLGLFFLGVGMSLDLSVVAQNWQLIISGVLAMMFAKALLIYIVARVTKSSHTEALDRALLMAQGGEFAFVLFAAAVSAQVIDNSIKSNLTAIVVLSMVLTPILGIIFKRFTESKDQISLENVNIAEGLSGSVLMIGFGRFGQVTSQLLLARGVDVTIIDNDIDMIQNAEKFGFKIYYGDGGRLDILHASGASSAQAIVVCVDSKETTNRIVELVTHEFPLAKLLVRSYDREHSLYLVKQKVDYMIRETFESAIKFGEVILQELGVDEDDVRLISDEIRERDEERFETEIAADDVYAGVGLQYTHAHPRPTAPLIRPKQVGRILNDEDAQKDLEEK from the coding sequence ATGAGTTCAGAAGCACATTCAATCAGTTTAATTGCGCCAGTGGTCTTGCTTGCTGCTGCTGTAATTGCCGTTCCAATTTTTAAACGTATTGGCTTGGGCTCAGTACTTGGCTATCTAATTGCGGGTCTCATTATTGGCCCTTTTGGTTTGGCCTTCTTTCATGACTCTGCTTCGATTCTGCATATTGCTGAATTAGGGATTGTGATGTACTTATTTGTGATTGGTTTGGAAATGCAACCTTCACATTTATGGAGTTTGAGGCGTGAAATCTTTGGACTCGGTACTTTACAAATTATTGCGTGTGCTTTAGCACTGACTGGAGTTGGTTTACTCTTTGGATTTACATGGCAAGTTGCGTTTATTGGTGCGGCAGGTTTTGTATTGACCTCAACAGCGATTGTCATGCAACTACTTGGTGATCGTGGTGATATTGCTCAACCACAGGGACAAAAGATTGTCTCAATTTTATTGTTTGAAGATCTGCTGATTGTTCCGTTATTGGCAATTGTTGCTTTCATGGCACCTAACCATGTGGTAGAGACAACTTCTACCCGTTTAGAAAGTATTGGCCTTGGTTTAATTGCGATTGCTGGATTAATTGCAGCAGGGTATTGGTTACTGAATCCGTTATTTAGATTGCTCGCTGCGGCAAAAGCCAGAGAAGTCATGACGGCTGCTGCACTTTTGGTCGTGTTAGGTGCAGCATTGTTGATGCAGGTCAGTGGTTTATCCATGGCGATGGGTGCTTTCCTCGCAGGTGTATTGCTATCTGAATCAACCTTTAGACATCAAATCGAAGCCGATATTGAACCATTCCGCGGATTACTGTTGGGGCTATTCTTCCTTGGTGTCGGAATGTCATTGGATTTATCGGTGGTCGCACAAAACTGGCAACTGATTATCAGTGGGGTTTTGGCAATGATGTTTGCCAAGGCCTTGCTGATTTATATCGTGGCACGTGTCACCAAAAGTTCGCATACTGAAGCTCTGGATCGGGCATTGCTGATGGCTCAAGGTGGCGAGTTCGCTTTTGTACTGTTTGCAGCCGCAGTTAGTGCGCAAGTGATTGATAATTCAATTAAGTCGAATTTAACTGCGATTGTGGTTCTATCGATGGTACTCACCCCAATTCTGGGTATCATTTTTAAACGCTTTACTGAAAGCAAAGATCAAATCAGCTTGGAAAATGTCAATATTGCTGAAGGCTTGAGTGGTAGTGTGCTGATGATTGGTTTTGGTCGTTTTGGGCAGGTAACCAGTCAATTGTTACTGGCGCGAGGTGTTGATGTTACGATTATTGATAATGACATCGACATGATTCAAAACGCGGAAAAGTTTGGTTTTAAAATCTACTATGGTGACGGTGGTCGTTTAGACATTCTGCATGCTTCAGGTGCATCTTCGGCTCAAGCCATTGTGGTTTGTGTGGATAGCAAAGAGACCACGAATCGTATTGTCGAATTGGTTACGCATGAATTCCCATTGGCAAAACTTTTGGTTCGTTCATATGACCGTGAGCATTCGCTCTACCTCGTCAAACAAAAAGTGGATTATATGATTCGGGAAACCTTCGAATCTGCGATCAAGTTTGGTGAGGTGATTCTGCAAGAGTTGGGTGTTGATGAAGATGATGTACGGCTTATTAGCGATGAGATTCGAGAGCGTGATGAGGAGCGTTTTGAAACAGAGATCGCTGCGGATGATGTCTATGCAGGTGTGGGTTTGCAGTATACCCATGCTCATCCACGCCCAACGGCACCATTGATTCGACCTAAACAGGTTGGTCGAATTTTAAATGACGAGGATGCACAGAAAGACCTAGAAGAAAAGTAA
- a CDS encoding dienelactone hydrolase family protein yields MEIKTITLPTRQIEVEVYAPKHNSEKAPAILLLHELFGILDVYREDAQDLADRGYLVYVPNLFSGGAVKYCIRAMVSKAGRINAADSEVNQEIHVLLDALKADPRSNGRLGMLGQCLTGGYVIQMAKREDMLAPVVYHHSLGIQGAGVPNKESLDDVRILQGHWSTVDPFCPATKRNKLIQQLGDRVEAYTYNMPHGFRSVSRGLPEAQVVWQRTVDFFERELKQNTI; encoded by the coding sequence ATGGAAATAAAAACAATCACATTACCGACACGTCAAATAGAAGTTGAAGTGTATGCACCTAAACATAACTCTGAAAAAGCACCAGCTATATTATTGCTACACGAGCTATTTGGTATCCTCGATGTCTATCGAGAAGATGCACAAGATTTGGCTGATCGTGGCTATTTGGTTTATGTGCCTAATTTATTTAGTGGTGGCGCAGTGAAGTACTGTATTCGTGCCATGGTGAGCAAAGCAGGACGTATCAATGCAGCGGACAGTGAAGTTAATCAAGAAATTCATGTCTTGTTAGATGCCTTAAAGGCAGATCCTCGCTCGAATGGTCGTTTAGGTATGTTAGGGCAGTGCTTAACGGGTGGTTATGTGATTCAGATGGCCAAGCGCGAAGATATGCTAGCGCCTGTGGTTTATCATCATTCTCTGGGGATTCAAGGTGCGGGTGTTCCAAACAAAGAGTCTCTGGATGACGTTCGTATTCTACAAGGACATTGGTCTACCGTAGATCCATTTTGCCCAGCGACCAAGCGTAATAAACTGATTCAGCAATTGGGGGATCGGGTTGAAGCTTATACCTATAATATGCCGCATGGTTTCCGCAGTGTTAGTCGGGGTTTGCCTGAAGCCCAAGTCGTGTGGCAGCGGACTGTTGATTTTTTTGAGCGAGAATTAAAACAAAACACAATATAA
- a CDS encoding RDD family protein, translating to MSQQYEYAGFWIRFGAAIIDSIIVMVAMIPLTMIFGGGNTTVASDGFSSFQFMSTADWIWQILAAVFYIFCWIKFAGTPGKRLLRLKVLDEKTGENVTVGQAIIRYIGYIPATLVFFIGLIWVAFDSKKQGWHDKMAKTVVVREL from the coding sequence ATGTCTCAACAATATGAATATGCGGGCTTCTGGATACGTTTCGGTGCCGCGATTATTGATTCAATCATTGTGATGGTTGCCATGATTCCATTAACCATGATTTTTGGTGGTGGCAATACCACAGTTGCCTCTGATGGTTTTTCATCATTCCAATTTATGTCTACGGCAGATTGGATTTGGCAAATTCTAGCCGCAGTATTTTATATTTTCTGCTGGATTAAATTTGCAGGGACACCAGGTAAACGTCTACTTCGATTAAAAGTGTTGGATGAAAAAACGGGTGAAAATGTGACTGTCGGGCAAGCTATCATTCGCTACATTGGCTATATCCCAGCAACATTAGTATTTTTTATTGGTTTAATCTGGGTGGCTTTTGATTCTAAAAAGCAAGGCTGGCACGACAAAATGGCAAAAACTGTTGTGGTGAGAGAGCTTTAA
- a CDS encoding MgtC/SapB family protein, with the protein MQLKFLQNIDLSNIADTLISLSAAFILGALIGFERQYRQRTAGLRTNVLVAVGAAIFVDIATNLTGAEGAVRVIAYVVSGIGFLGAGVIMRQEGNIHGLNTAATLWCSAAVGASAGSDLIIEAVLATAFILAANTLLRPIVHAIDRRPIDDDTEVLHVIYIICDRSQSKAVMDELNLTLKHHNYPAKDIDVTPFGEKEVEIEVTLIATSIDAEEAQHIINHLNAMPQIRQAFWDKNAIN; encoded by the coding sequence ATGCAATTAAAGTTTTTACAAAATATTGATTTATCAAATATCGCTGATACATTGATCAGTCTTTCGGCAGCATTTATTTTAGGTGCATTGATTGGATTTGAACGTCAGTATCGGCAGCGAACAGCGGGATTAAGAACCAATGTTTTAGTTGCCGTTGGCGCTGCGATTTTTGTCGATATTGCCACCAATTTAACCGGTGCAGAAGGGGCAGTTCGCGTGATTGCTTATGTGGTTTCAGGCATTGGTTTCTTGGGTGCGGGTGTGATTATGCGCCAAGAAGGTAATATTCATGGTTTAAACACGGCTGCCACTTTATGGTGTTCAGCCGCCGTGGGAGCATCTGCTGGTTCAGACTTAATTATTGAAGCTGTGTTAGCGACAGCTTTTATTCTAGCTGCGAATACTTTGCTCAGACCGATTGTACATGCAATTGATCGTCGTCCGATTGATGATGATACTGAGGTTTTACATGTTATCTATATTATTTGCGATCGCAGCCAGAGTAAGGCGGTGATGGATGAACTTAATTTAACTCTAAAGCATCATAATTATCCTGCTAAAGATATTGATGTGACACCGTTTGGTGAAAAAGAGGTAGAAATTGAGGTGACCTTGATTGCCACGTCCATCGACGCAGAAGAAGCACAACACATTATCAATCATTTAAATGCCATGCCACAAATCCGGCAAGCATTTTGGGACAAAAATGCGATAAATTAA
- the thiM gene encoding hydroxyethylthiazole kinase, with product MSHKQQLIDQVIDAWRALQQQTPLVQCMTNSVANNYVANILLAAGASPAMIDNPFEAEDFTKISAALSINIGTPTTEQTQAMLISAQTAQQHLVPWVLDPVGYGAVLKWRSETVNQLLKFQPNIIRGNASEISTLAGSQIQSKGVDSTLNSHDVYTQAKSLLQHTECVAISGESDFIISKQLDTIIKVNGGCYLQPKITATGCALGALTAAYHAVSNPSIAALASHIHFAIAGKLAYEHAQTVGSFNVAFLDYVHMLDDNLIQQYVDIEIL from the coding sequence ATGTCACACAAACAACAACTGATTGATCAAGTCATCGACGCTTGGCGTGCCTTACAACAACAAACACCGTTAGTGCAATGCATGACCAATAGCGTTGCCAACAATTATGTGGCGAATATCTTACTTGCAGCAGGCGCCTCGCCAGCCATGATTGATAACCCATTTGAAGCTGAAGACTTCACCAAAATCAGTGCTGCCTTAAGTATCAATATTGGAACACCGACGACAGAACAAACTCAAGCCATGTTAATTTCGGCTCAAACTGCCCAACAACATCTGGTACCTTGGGTACTCGACCCTGTCGGTTATGGTGCAGTGTTAAAGTGGCGTAGTGAAACGGTCAATCAACTATTAAAGTTTCAACCCAATATTATTCGTGGCAATGCTTCTGAAATCAGTACTTTAGCAGGCAGTCAGATTCAGTCTAAAGGCGTGGATAGTACTTTGAATAGCCATGATGTCTATACGCAAGCAAAAAGCCTATTGCAGCATACTGAATGCGTTGCTATTTCTGGTGAATCAGACTTTATCATCTCCAAACAACTCGACACTATAATTAAAGTCAATGGTGGCTGTTATTTACAACCAAAAATTACCGCAACAGGTTGTGCTTTAGGTGCATTAACCGCTGCCTATCATGCTGTCAGCAATCCGAGCATTGCTGCACTTGCCTCACATATCCATTTTGCCATAGCAGGTAAGCTTGCCTATGAGCATGCGCAAACGGTGGGGAGCTTTAATGTGGCATTTCTTGATTATGTGCATATGCTGGATGACAATTTAATCCAGCAATATGTGGATATTGAAATCCTTTAA
- a CDS encoding DUF2147 domain-containing protein, translating into MLNRMLMNGIMGLTIACASATTFAASIEGYWKSIEERTGEQLSIVEIRKGNDGRYHGKIVYRYPNSHGIALTNCTKCAAPNTNKPILGLEILSGFKEDPNKPDSYIDGRVLEPTSGRIYKGKGVVTGEGKRLRMRGYMGVSALGRTVVWLRTDNATP; encoded by the coding sequence ATGCTAAATCGTATGCTCATGAACGGAATCATGGGGCTCACTATTGCTTGTGCAAGCGCAACGACTTTCGCAGCTTCTATTGAAGGCTACTGGAAAAGTATCGAAGAGCGTACTGGTGAACAACTCTCAATCGTAGAAATCCGTAAAGGAAATGACGGCCGTTATCATGGGAAGATTGTTTATCGCTATCCAAACTCACATGGTATTGCGCTCACCAATTGCACCAAATGTGCAGCACCGAATACCAATAAGCCAATTCTTGGGCTAGAAATTTTATCAGGCTTTAAAGAAGATCCAAATAAACCTGACTCTTATATCGATGGGCGTGTATTAGAACCAACTTCAGGTCGTATCTACAAAGGTAAAGGTGTCGTCACTGGCGAAGGTAAACGTTTACGCATGCGCGGCTATATGGGCGTTTCAGCACTGGGTCGTACTGTCGTTTGGCTACGTACTGATAACGCAACACCATAA
- the leuE gene encoding leucine efflux protein LeuE, which produces MFGITDLTTYIIGTILIVLLPGPNSLYVMSVASRYGIRTGYAAACGVFTGDSILILCTVLGAASLLKAFPILFIILKLTGACYLAYLGFKLLQGAYQTWNKPPHHAELADLPKLDQVHPYRTALSISLLNPKAILFFLSFFVQFVEPDYAYPAISFLMLALIVQIVSFSYLTALIFSGVKLAGFFKHNYKLAATGICLVGILFFGFGLRLATSTLS; this is translated from the coding sequence GTGTTCGGCATAACAGATTTAACCACATATATTATTGGTACAATCTTAATTGTGTTATTACCCGGTCCGAACTCGTTATATGTAATGTCCGTGGCATCACGTTATGGTATCCGTACGGGTTATGCCGCAGCTTGTGGGGTATTTACTGGGGATTCGATTTTAATTCTCTGTACAGTACTAGGTGCAGCTTCTTTACTCAAAGCTTTCCCAATCCTGTTTATTATTCTTAAATTAACAGGTGCTTGTTATCTCGCTTATTTGGGCTTTAAGTTATTACAAGGCGCTTACCAAACATGGAATAAACCACCTCACCATGCCGAACTAGCTGACCTACCTAAACTTGATCAAGTCCATCCATACCGTACTGCGCTCAGTATCAGCTTACTTAACCCTAAAGCAATCTTATTTTTCCTGTCTTTCTTTGTACAGTTTGTTGAACCTGACTACGCCTACCCAGCAATTAGCTTTTTAATGTTAGCGCTGATTGTCCAGATTGTAAGTTTTAGCTATTTAACCGCCCTTATTTTTTCGGGAGTGAAACTTGCTGGCTTCTTTAAACATAATTATAAATTGGCAGCGACGGGTATTTGTCTTGTTGGAATATTATTCTTTGGTTTCGGTTTAAGGCTAGCAACTTCAACGTTAAGCTAA
- a CDS encoding DUF2147 domain-containing protein codes for MQKNTLMKGIMGISLTVFTTLSFASTPEGFWKSIDDRTGEQLSIVEIKKKPDNTYTGTIVYRYPVLGGGTVLTNCVKCPEPFKNKPIQGLQIAWGLKEDPKNPNQYIDGRVLEPKTGNIYKGKAQLSSDGKRLRMRGYMGISALGRTQVWIRTDSANP; via the coding sequence ATGCAAAAAAACACACTCATGAAAGGAATCATGGGCATTTCTTTGACTGTATTCACAACGCTTAGTTTTGCCTCTACGCCTGAAGGATTTTGGAAAAGTATTGATGATCGTACTGGCGAGCAGCTTTCAATCGTAGAAATTAAGAAAAAACCAGATAATACCTATACGGGAACGATTGTTTATCGTTATCCCGTTTTAGGTGGCGGGACGGTACTCACCAACTGTGTGAAATGTCCTGAACCTTTTAAAAATAAACCGATTCAAGGGCTACAAATTGCGTGGGGATTGAAAGAAGACCCTAAGAATCCAAATCAATATATTGATGGTCGGGTACTAGAGCCTAAAACAGGTAATATCTATAAAGGAAAAGCGCAACTGAGTTCGGATGGAAAGCGTCTGCGTATGCGTGGTTATATGGGAATTTCTGCATTGGGACGCACCCAAGTTTGGATTCGTACCGACAGTGCGAATCCTTAA